One part of the Vicia villosa cultivar HV-30 ecotype Madison, WI linkage group LG6, Vvil1.0, whole genome shotgun sequence genome encodes these proteins:
- the LOC131609445 gene encoding protein LURP-one-related 15-like, producing MAYPYQPHPSASATLMLELPMAIISPQYCAPYPLELAVVKKVMTISDGNFTVTDVDGNIIFKVKGSLFNLRDRRVLLDAAGHPIITLRHKITSMHNCWKAFRGESTKSKDLIFTLKKSSVFQFKTKLDVFLAGKSKEDVCDFKVKGSENSCKVYVGESNNVVAKMHKKDTLKSVLFGKDHLTQQENLQLTRAFTLASL from the exons atggcttacccttatcaaCCACATCCTTCTGCCTCAGCTACCCTGATGCTAGAACTTCCCATGGCCATAATCAGCCCTCAATACTGTGCTCCGTATCCGCTTGAGCTCGCCGTCGTGAAAAAGGTTATGACCATTTCAGACGGAAACTTTACCGTTACTGATGTCGATGGCAACATTATTTTCAAAGTTAAAGGTTCTCTCTTCAATCTACGAGACCGCCGTGTCTTGCTTGATGCCGCCGGTCACCCCATCATCACCTTACGTCACAAG ATAACGAGTATGCATAATTGTTGGAAAGCTTTTAGGGGTGAAAGCACAAAATCAAAAGATCTTAtatttactttgaagaaatcatcAGTATTTCAGTTTAAGACCAAACTAGATGTGTTTTTAGCTGGTAAGTCAAAAGAGGATGTTTGTGATTTTAAAGTCAAAGGCAGTGAAAATTCTTGCAAAGTTTATGTTGGTGAATCTAACAACGTTGTTGCTAag ATGCACAAAAAGGACACTCTTAAGAGTGTTTTGTTTGGTAAAGACCATTTAAcacaacaagaaaatcttcaattaACTAGGGCGTTTACTCTAGCTAGTTTGTAG